From the genome of Candidatus Palauibacter scopulicola:
CCCAGTAGCCCAGCGCCTGCGCATCGGGATCCGCCCGCAAGCCGATCCGGATGCGCCTCAGCGAATCCTGGACGGCTTGCGCCATCACGCGCGTGATGTCGAGGCGAACCGGCTCACCCTCGCGGAGTCTGTCGGGATCGAGCGTCGTCGTGGCCAGATCCCCGCTCCCGATCGGGGTCTTTTCGCCTACCTCGAACGGGTCGCCGAGCAGGCTCACCTTGCGGGCTGCGATCGTGCGCTCCGCCGCGTACAGGTCGGGCGCGGCCAGCGGATGCAGGATGACCTCGGCCTGGCTTACCGTCGCCCCCTCGAGTCCCGCTCCCCCGAGGACGCCCGGCGGCACGAACTCGAAGTAGATGCGCGAGGCGGGGAGGCCGCCGACGCGAAGCTCCGTGCCCGTAGGCGGCTGGGGCGGATCCAGGATGAACGCGTGATCCTCCCAGAACTGGGACTGCGGCACCGGGATGCTCCGCCCGACCAGGGTGGGATCGTACCGGAGGACCATCTGAATGACCCGGAGTTTCGTTTCGGGGCCGTCCACCACGATGGCGAAGCCGTTGCCCCCATCCTCCCGCTGCCACGCCTTCATCAGCGAGTCCTCCGCCACGGCCGGCGTCATGAGGAGCGTGTCCGAGGCCGCCTCCAGCACCGCCGACGCAATCTCGACTCCGAGGCTGCCCCCCGGCTCCGTCCACGGGATTCCGGCCGCCGCCTCCTGCCACGTCGCGCGATGAGGCTCGAAACGCTCCCCGAGTTCGACGAGCTTCACCGTGACGGGGAATTCCGTGAACTCCGAGCGGATCGTGTCCAGGCGGAGCTCGAACTCCACTTCCTCGAACGTCGCGACCGGCAGCGTATCGACGAACGTCCGGACCGTGTCGGGGACGTTGAAGCGCGCAAGCCCGCGACTCGACACGTCCGTCCCGGCCGAAACGAACACGAAGGGCGCGGTAGAGGGCCGGGCGAAGCCGGTCAGCGTCGTGTCCCGCCAGGTCGACAGTTCCGAGACGGCGATCGTGACGTCCCGCGTCACCACGCCGGCGCCCGGCACCTCTTCTGAGCCCAGCGAGAGCGGGTCCTCCGCGCAGGCGGCCAGCAGCACCGGTAGAGCCGTCGCGATGAGCGCCGCGCGTCGCCGTCCGTTCACGGGCCCGTCTCCGCCGACGCGGCCATCCGCTCGAGCGAGAAGTTCGCGGGCAGCAGGTCGCGCAACCGCCAGACGATGGACTCCCCGTTCGTTCCGATGCTCATGACCTCGAGTTCGCGGCCGAACTCCGCGAGCGCCTGGCGGCACATGCCGCACGGCGGGGCCGGGACGGCGCCGCTCGTCACGATGGCGATGCGCGAGAAGGCGCGCGCCCCCGAAACGACCGCGTGTCCCAGCGCGACGCGTTCCGCGCACGTCCCGACGGGGTACGACGCGTTCTCCACGTTGCACCCCGCGAAGACCCGGCCGTCGTCGGCCTCGAGGGCCGCGCCGACGAGGAAACGCGAATACGGAGCGTACGCGCGCTCGCGGGCGGCCCTCGCGCGGTCGGCGAGATCGTCCCACGAGAGCGGCGCTCCGGCTGTCCCTCGAGTCTCGGTCATCGGCTTCCATCCGCGGCGTCGACCGGCCTGCCCACGTAGTGTCGGGGCAGACGGCGTCCGATCGCCGTCAGCACTTCGTATTCGATCGTCCCGGCGGTCCTCGCGAAGTCCGCCAGCGCGACCTCCTCTCCTCCGTCACGGCCCAGGAGCGTGGCCACGTCCGCAGCTTCGACACCCGGCGCGCCGGAAACGTCTACCGACGTCACGTCCATGCAGACACCGCCCCGGATCGGCACCCGGATTCCGGCGATGACCGCCTGTCCCCGGTTCGACAGACGCCACGGCAGCCCGTCCGCGTACCCGATGCCCAGGGTGGCGAGACGTTCGGCGCGCTTCGTCGTGTAAGTGGCCCCGTAGCTGACGGTGGAGCCCGGTGCCAGGTCACGAACTTCCAGCACCCTCGCGCGTACCCGCGCCACACTCTCCGGGTCCGCCAGCGCGCCGGCGGCGCTCGCCCCCCGCCGTCCCCCGTACAGGTAGATCCCCGGCCTGACGAGCCCCAGATGATACTGCGGATCCGTCATCACCGCATCGCTGTTCGCCGCATGCAGGAAGGGGATCTCGACGCCAGCGTCCTCGAGGACCGATGCGGCTCGCCGCAAGCGGGTCAACTGAAGAGATGTCGCGGCCGGATCCGTGCCGGCGGAATGGAAGTGCGTGTAGACGCTCGCCAGCGTCACGCCGCCGCGCGAGAGGATCGACACGACCTCGGGCGTCCACGCGGCGGCTTCGGCCGCCGGGAGGCCCGCGCGCCCCATGCCGGTGTCGATTTCGAGGTGAACGGGGATCCGGGTGGACGCGGCCCGCGCGCCGGCTTCGAGCTTCGCGAACGACGCCAGGCTCAGGGCCGCGCTCTCGAGCCGCGCCTCGAGGAGTTGGGAGATCTCGGCGGTGGCGGAGGGGGCGAAGACGATGATGCGGCGCTCGATCCCGCCCCGGCGGAGTTCGGCGCCCTCCGGCGGCGTCGCGACCCCGAAGGCGTAGGGCTGCAGCCGGTCCAGGGCGCGGGCGACCTCGATCGCGCCGAGGCCGTACGCATCCGCCTTGACCATGGGGACGAAGCGGGCCGGGGCGGCATGGGCTGCCACGCGCCGGGCGTTGCGCGACAGCGCGGCCAGATCGACCTCGAGCCACGCTCGGTACGGGGGATCTTCGCGGCTGCGGGTCAAGCGTCGCCGGGGGTTCGGGGGTCGAATGCAGCGGCGTCCTGCCACGGGATGATACCTTCGCCGTCATGCAAGAGCCAACCGCCGCGGCCGACCCCGGGACGCTCCACGCCGAGGAAGCGCGCGAAGGGGATGATGCCCTCGCCCGGGCCCTCGCGCTCGTCCGCTTCCTGCGCGTCCGCTGTCCCTGGGACGCGAAGCAGACGCCGCAGACGCTCCGTCCGTACCTCCTCGAGGAGGCGCACGAGGTCGCGGACGCGATCCGGGCCGGAGATGACGCCGACCTGCAGGGGGAACTCGGCGACCTGCTCCTGAACGTCGCCTTCCAGATCGTGCTCGCCGAAGAGCGCGGTGCCTTCGCGGCCGCCGACGTCGTCGAGGCGCTGGAGGCGAAGATGGAGGCCCGCCACCCCCACGTGTACGGCGACGCGGACGCCCCGCCCGACTGGGAGTCGCTCAAGGCTGCGGAACGCGAGGCGAGCGGCGACCCCTTCCACGGGGTCTCGGGGGGACTCGATCCGCTCAGCCGCGCGGCGCGCGTGCAGGAGCGGATGGCCGGGTTCGGGTTCGACTGGCCCGACATCGCGGGACCTGTGGAAAAGGTGCGCGAAGAGACGGCGGAACTCGAGCGCGCGGCCGCCGAAGAGGCGTCCGGATCCCCGCCAGCGGCCGCGGCGCCCCGGATCGGAGAGGCGAGCCCGGAGGTCGTCGAGGAGGTCGGCGATCTGCTATTCGCGGTGGTGAACGCCTCGCGGTGGGCCGGAGTGCACCCGGCCAACGCGCTCCTCGGCGCGGTCGAGAAATTCGAGCGCCGCTGCCGGCGCATGATCGAGCTTGCCGAGAGTCGCGGCCTCGAGTGGAAGAAGGCGGACCTCGCGACGCTCGACGCCGTGTGGGAGGAAGTGAAAGCCGCCGAATAGCGGCCGCGGCACGCCGGGACCGCTGCGGCTCGCCGCCGCTCAGGCGGGGTCGCGCTCGCGATCCGGCGCGCGGGCCGCGCGGGCGCGGTCCGTGAGTTCGTAGATGTTGCAGACTCGCCACCCAGTCTCGCCTTCGGCTCCGGTCCCCAGGCGCTTCATTTCGACGGGGGCAAGGATCCTTCGGTAGGCCTCACCCTCGAAGGCATCGAGCCGGTCCCAGGCGTCGGTGAGTCCGGGACTCTCCAGCACCTTCACCGCGACCCGGTCGCCGGAACCTCCGTGGACGAACCCGGGATAGCCCTGGCGCGCCGCCCAGCCGCGGTCGTGAAGCGTGCCCTCCACCGTCCCTTCCACCCAGCGCCCGACGAGCGTCGCCACGTGGTGATGGTTGTTCTCGCCGGGAAGGAGGGACCCGTACACGGCCAGCCGCCGCTCGGGATGGTCGAGCAGGGCCTCGATCAGCCGTTCGAGGATCGGCTCGAGGTATTCACGCAACGCCGCGGCGCCGGTCTCCGCGCCCGGTTCGGACAGCAGCGCTTCGAGTTCCGCCAGCGCTCCCGCCGCGCCCGGCCGCCGGTCCTCGCCCGGGAGAACGGCGGCCAGCTCCTCGAACCCCGCCAGCAGGGCGGCGAGGCGGGCGGAACTGTGCTCGGGCGCGAGCCGCGCGTCGTTGAGGCGGGAGAGCGCGCCCCGCAGGGGAGCCGGGTCGCGGATCGGGCCCGGCGCCGGGCCGTCCGCGGTCACGGCCCGTCCCGAGGCCGCTGCTGAAGGAACGCGTGCACGGCGGGCCAGAACAGCGCCGGATTCTCGATGAATGGGAAATGTCCCGACTCGTCGACCCGAATCAGATGACTGTCCGGAAGCGCGTCGTTCATCTCCCGCACCATTTCGATCGGGATCGGGTCCTGTGCCCCGTGCACGATGAGCACCGGCACCTCGATCTCGCCGAGTCGGTCCCAGAAGTCGAGCCCCTGGAGCGGCGACATGAGCAGGCTCGCGACGAGCTGACCCTGGCTCGCCGTTCTCTCGTGCAGGGAGAGACGAAGGAGGCTGTCGGCCACGCCGGCGTCCGCGAACGTCCCGCGGAAGACGTGGAAGAAGACCTGGCTGATGGCCTCCGTCTCGCGCGCCGCGAACGCCGGCGTCCCCCGGATCGAGTCGATGGCCGCGAGGTCGGCCGAGTCCCGCCTCGCCAACTGGTTCTCGTCGGTCCGTTCCCGGTATCGGCTGCCCGGCTCGACGGGCGCGACGAGGATGAGCGCCGCGAGCCGCTCGGGCCGCTCGATGGCGTAGAGGAGGGCCGGAATCGCTCCCCACGAGTGCGCGAGCAGCGTGACCTTCTCGCGTTGCGCCACGCGTTCGCGGATCCGATCGATATCGGTCAGGTAGCGCTCCATCGAGAGACTCGCCGCGTTCACCACGGCCCTCGACGCCCCGAGGCCCCGCTGATCGTAGAAGACGACCCGGTGCGTTTCGGCCAGCGGGTCGAACCACGGACGAAGGTAGGAGTGGTCGAGGCCCGGACCGCCGTGTACGACGACGACGGGCTCTCCGACGCCGACCGTCTGGTAGAAGAGTTCCGCCTCGAAGACGGAGAGCGAGCCCGCTCGGGTCGGCGGACCCGTTTCGGAGGCGGGGGCGTCGCACCCCGCCGTGAGGGCTGCGAGGACGGCGAGGCCGAAGACGGCGGGCGCGCGGGGGCCGGTCAGGATTCCCAGGCCACCGCATCGCCGAGGGCGAGGGGGCCGCCCTCGATCACCATCCCGTACGCGCCGCCCCGCCAGTCGGGCGCCAGCGCCGCCTTCAGGCCGGGCGCCGCGTCCTCCATGCGCGCGCAGGGCAGCGTCTCGCCCCGAATGCGGATGCGGCAGCCCGCGATCCGCAGCACCCGGTTCGCCGTCTCCGAGAAGTCGACGCCCCGCACGAGCAGGTTGGCCCGGCGGGCATCGGGGGCCAGATCGACGCCGACCTCCCGCGTCGCCGTCTCCCAGGCGTCCGCGTCGAGGAGCGTCACCTGCCGGTAGCCGCCGCGGTCGACGTTCCCTTCCAGCCCCTTCCCCGCGACGAGGGTGGCTTCCGGCACCGGCTCCATGGGGCCCTTCCGCGCCGACTTGAGCCAGATCGCCTCGAGCCGCGCCGGGCCGGAGCCCGCGGACCCGGAGCCCGCCGACCCCGGGGTGGACTCAGCCATCGGTCACCTCCAGCGAGGAGAAGTGCAGGTTGAGGCCGTGGTTGACCCTCAGTCCCACGACGCCATCGACGTGCTGCCCCGCTCTCGCCGTCCGGAACACCTCCTGCTCGTTCACGCCGAAGATCACGTCGTCGCCCTCGGCCTCCACGAAGAGGATGTTCTTCGCCGTCGCCGCGCCCTCGCCCCGCGCCGCCCAGGTGACGACCGCCTCGTGCTTCGTCCAGTCGAGGAGCGTGGACGTCTCGCCGCCATCCCGGCGCTTCACGATCACGCTCCCGTCCGCCCGGATGAGGAGGTAGGTGTAGGCCTGGCCGTCTCCCTCCAGCTCCGCGCCGCCGATGAAAACGCCGAACCCTTCGTTCCGGCCCTCGGGGTCGAACAGGAAGACGGTGGACTCGACGCGAAAGTCGCCGTCGGCCCGGGTCTCGGGATCGTAGAAGATGCCGGCCGGCCCCGTGGTGACGTGCCAGCCGGGCGGCATCTCCTGGAGGGCTTCCACCCCGTCCCCCCCGTGGTCGGTGCGGGCGAGCCAGCCCTCGGGCGGGGGCAGCTTGTCTTCCTGGGCGGCGGCGGCGAGAGGAAGCAGAGCCAGGCCTGCGATGGCCAGGCGCCACGCGGCGCCCGCGACGCGCTCCTCGCGGAAGCGCAGATTCGAATGAGACGGCATGTTCGGCGTCACTCCGGTTTCAGGTCCAAAGCCCGCGTGGGCGGCATGATAGTCACTCCGGCGGCGACTCGCAGGACTCGCAGCGCGTGAGCCGGAGCGTGACGACTTCGGGCGGCACGAGGAAGCGCACGCCGAGCCGGCTCGTCCCCACGCCGCTCGTCACGAAGAGGTGTCGTCCGTCCTCGACCACATGACCCGCCGCGTACCGGTCCCCGAAGCGGGAGGGGGTGATCCGGGGACCCACGAACGGGATGACCACCTGCCCCCCGTGCGTGTGCCCCGCCAGCGTCAGGGAGGCCCGCGCCGGCACCTCGGGAAAGATGTCCGGGTTGTGCGTGACGACGAGTACGGGCTCCCCGGGGCGGGCCCCGTCGAGGGCATCCTCGATCGACGGGTGGCCCGTCCAGAAGTCCGCCACGCCCGCGATCCAGACGTCGTGGCCTCGCACGCGCGCCCGCCGACCCTCGTTGTCGAGCACCGTGATGCCCGCGCCGGAGAGCGCCTTTTCCGCGCGCTCGGCGGACAGCCAGCGGTCGTGGTTGCCGAGCACCGCGAACACGCCGTAGCGGGCGTCCAGCGCGGCGAGGTCCTCGGCGATCTCCTCCGGCGGCACGAACCGGCCGCCCACGACGTTGTCGATCGTCAGGTCGCCGGCGATGAGAACGAGATCCGGGAGCGTCTCGTTCACCCGTCGCACGACGCGACGCAAGTTGTCCCGGCCGTTCCGCGGCGAGCCCACGTGCAGGTCGGCGATCAGGGCGATGCGGGTCTCCTCCCCCTCGGGCCATCCCGGCACCTCGAGGTCGGTCCGGTTGACGACGAGCCGGCCGGGCTCCCACCAGAACGCCCACGCGGCGAGCAGGACCGCGATCGCGAGGAGGATCAGGAGCATCCAGCCCGTCCAGCCGGGACGCGGTCGCCGCAGCGCTATGATCCGTCGTCCCCGGACCCCCTCCCGCCGATCCATGCATCGACCTGCCCTTCGAGCACGACCATGGGCACGGACCCGGTGCGGAGCACGACATCATGGAAGCCGCGGAGGTCGAAGCCGTCGCCGAGCGCGTCCTCGGCCCGGGCCCGCAGTTCGAGCAGCTTCCGCTTCCCCATCTGGTAGGCGAGCGCCTGCCCCGGCAGGTCCGTGGAATAGCGTAGCGACTCCGTCGCGATCTGGGTCTCCGATTCGAGCGTGTTCTCGCGCATGAACCGCCGCGCCTCCTCCCTCGTCCAGCCGAAATGGTTCATCCCCGGATCCACCACGAGCCGGGTCGCGAGAAAGCTCTCCAGGATGTAGAAGCCGTACTCGCTGTACAGGTCCTCGTACACGCCGGCCTCGAAGCCGAGGTAGGAGGCGTAGGACCCCCATCCCTCCGTGTAGGCCGTGTACGACGTGTTGCGCCGGTAGTCCGGCAGCGTCCCGCTCTCGCG
Proteins encoded in this window:
- the mazG gene encoding nucleoside triphosphate pyrophosphohydrolase; the protein is MQEPTAAADPGTLHAEEAREGDDALARALALVRFLRVRCPWDAKQTPQTLRPYLLEEAHEVADAIRAGDDADLQGELGDLLLNVAFQIVLAEERGAFAAADVVEALEAKMEARHPHVYGDADAPPDWESLKAAEREASGDPFHGVSGGLDPLSRAARVQERMAGFGFDWPDIAGPVEKVREETAELERAAAEEASGSPPAAAAPRIGEASPEVVEEVGDLLFAVVNASRWAGVHPANALLGAVEKFERRCRRMIELAESRGLEWKKADLATLDAVWEEVKAAE
- a CDS encoding gamma-glutamylcyclotransferase family protein; amino-acid sequence: MTADGPAPGPIRDPAPLRGALSRLNDARLAPEHSSARLAALLAGFEELAAVLPGEDRRPGAAGALAELEALLSEPGAETGAAALREYLEPILERLIEALLDHPERRLAVYGSLLPGENNHHHVATLVGRWVEGTVEGTLHDRGWAARQGYPGFVHGGSGDRVAVKVLESPGLTDAWDRLDAFEGEAYRRILAPVEMKRLGTGAEGETGWRVCNIYELTDRARAARAPDRERDPA
- a CDS encoding alpha/beta hydrolase is translated as MAGRRVRDGDRGRPPRPRRCGGLGILTGPRAPAVFGLAVLAALTAGCDAPASETGPPTRAGSLSVFEAELFYQTVGVGEPVVVVHGGPGLDHSYLRPWFDPLAETHRVVFYDQRGLGASRAVVNAASLSMERYLTDIDRIRERVAQREKVTLLAHSWGAIPALLYAIERPERLAALILVAPVEPGSRYRERTDENQLARRDSADLAAIDSIRGTPAFAARETEAISQVFFHVFRGTFADAGVADSLLRLSLHERTASQGQLVASLLMSPLQGLDFWDRLGEIEVPVLIVHGAQDPIPIEMVREMNDALPDSHLIRVDESGHFPFIENPALFWPAVHAFLQQRPRDGP
- a CDS encoding metallophosphoesterase, which produces MLLILLAIAVLLAAWAFWWEPGRLVVNRTDLEVPGWPEGEETRIALIADLHVGSPRNGRDNLRRVVRRVNETLPDLVLIAGDLTIDNVVGGRFVPPEEIAEDLAALDARYGVFAVLGNHDRWLSAERAEKALSGAGITVLDNEGRRARVRGHDVWIAGVADFWTGHPSIEDALDGARPGEPVLVVTHNPDIFPEVPARASLTLAGHTHGGQVVIPFVGPRITPSRFGDRYAAGHVVEDGRHLFVTSGVGTSRLGVRFLVPPEVVTLRLTRCESCESPPE
- the cdd gene encoding cytidine deaminase, which encodes MTETRGTAGAPLSWDDLADRARAARERAYAPYSRFLVGAALEADDGRVFAGCNVENASYPVGTCAERVALGHAVVSGARAFSRIAIVTSGAVPAPPCGMCRQALAEFGRELEVMSIGTNGESIVWRLRDLLPANFSLERMAASAETGP
- a CDS encoding MOSC domain-containing protein; amino-acid sequence: MAESTPGSAGSGSAGSGPARLEAIWLKSARKGPMEPVPEATLVAGKGLEGNVDRGGYRQVTLLDADAWETATREVGVDLAPDARRANLLVRGVDFSETANRVLRIAGCRIRIRGETLPCARMEDAAPGLKAALAPDWRGGAYGMVIEGGPLALGDAVAWES
- the alr gene encoding alanine racemase: MTRSREDPPYRAWLEVDLAALSRNARRVAAHAAPARFVPMVKADAYGLGAIEVARALDRLQPYAFGVATPPEGAELRRGGIERRIIVFAPSATAEISQLLEARLESAALSLASFAKLEAGARAASTRIPVHLEIDTGMGRAGLPAAEAAAWTPEVVSILSRGGVTLASVYTHFHSAGTDPAATSLQLTRLRRAASVLEDAGVEIPFLHAANSDAVMTDPQYHLGLVRPGIYLYGGRRGASAAGALADPESVARVRARVLEVRDLAPGSTVSYGATYTTKRAERLATLGIGYADGLPWRLSNRGQAVIAGIRVPIRGGVCMDVTSVDVSGAPGVEAADVATLLGRDGGEEVALADFARTAGTIEYEVLTAIGRRLPRHYVGRPVDAADGSR